The Astyanax mexicanus isolate ESR-SI-001 chromosome 24, AstMex3_surface, whole genome shotgun sequence genome has a segment encoding these proteins:
- the inka1a gene encoding PAK4-inhibitor inka1: MLCLQDSSNCLREQMRYMMRSLQDLKHLRRTCTVTPPTGLAAPRLRACKLLIAQREQRARLRISEASEASSYDSACCLSSPLEDESGSVGSVRNASSPSSERSLELDSGCSENSWRDEGVVLRRTRNVRVSSSACLRTNQLDSVRTRPKSTSDACLEKWTSFEASSEPDDWTTALLTRGRNRQPLVLGDNSFADLVKNWMDLPEVPERPLEEKPQTRPNMGRRLAKDFLVNVRRRIAGISQSKKPMDSSKQNKRLSCQIDIPRMVPFFHKSHIGLNEMDTDFYRFTALMKTGSRQPIICNDIIGYI; this comes from the exons atg tTGTGTCTGCAGGATTCGAGCAACTGCCTCCGTGAGCAGATGCGCTACATGATGCGATCTCTACAGGACCTGAAGCACCTGCGCAGGACCTGCACTGTGACGCCCCCTACAGGCCTGGCGGCGCCTCGCCTGCGCGCCTGCAAGCTGCTAATTGCACAGCGGGAGCAGCGGGCACGGCTCAGGATCAGCGAAGCCAGTGAGGCCAGCAGCTACGACTCTGCCTGCTGCCTGTCCAGCCCCCTGGAGGACGAGAGCGGAAGTGTGGGCAGCGTCCGTAACGCCAGCTCGCCCAGCAGCGAACGCAGCCTGGAGCTGGACTCCGGCTGCTCCGAAAACTCTTGGAGGGACGAGGGGGTTGTCCTCCGTCGCACCAGAAACGTGCGAGTGTCTTCGTCTGCATGTCTGCGCACCAACCAGCTGGACAGTGTGCGGACCCGTCCCAAATCCACATCAGACGCCTGCTTAGAAAAATGGACGTCGTTTGAAGCCTCAAGTGAGCCGGACGACTGGACGACGGCTCTGTTAACGCGGGGACGCAACCGGCAGCCACTCGTGCTGGGAGACAACAGCTTCGCCGACCTGGTCAAGAACTGGATGGACTTGCCGGAGGTGCCGGAGCGACCGCTGGAAGAGAAGCCCCAAACGAGGCCCAACATGGGCCGACGCCTGGCCAAAGACTTTCTGGTCAACGTGAGGCGAAGAATAGCAGGAATTTCACAAAGCAAGAAGCCAATGGACTCTTCAAAGCAGAACAAGAGGCTTTCTTGCCAGATAGACATTCCGCGGATGGTTCCCTTCTTCCATAAGTCTCATATCGGCCTCAACGAGATGGACACGGACTTTTACCGCTTCACCGCCCTCATGAAGACCGGTAGCAGGCAGCCCATCATCTGTAATGATATAATTGGGTACATATGA